From the genome of Bos indicus x Bos taurus breed Angus x Brahman F1 hybrid chromosome 19, Bos_hybrid_MaternalHap_v2.0, whole genome shotgun sequence:
TTGCGCTCATACCAGGGGTCGAGCATGCCGAGGTAGTGGGAAATGTCGTTGGTGCTCTCCCCCCAGGGGGCCGCGCCCAGCTCCTGGAGAGGGGGCGACAGTCATACCCGGCACCCTGGCCCTGCCACCCTCGCTGCGGGCCCTGCACGGCACCCGCTGTCCCATCCCGAGCTTCTCCCTTGCCCTTAGAGAGGTCTAACGACCCTCAGTTCATGTCCCCCGCTCCCCAGCTCCATCACCACATGCAGGGCAGGGAGCATACCCAGGAGCCAGGCCCACCCAGGAGGATGTGCCTCGTAAACAGGGGTAGCTGCTGCTCCTGACTTCCGACCAGACACCCTCCAGGGATCTGGGACCTGCTCATGTCTCCTTGCTTTGCTACCCTGCTTGGCCCAGGGCTGGGGACCTACCGCAGGGCTGGGGTGCCTTGGGGAGTCTGCGGGGAGTGGGGACGTCTGGCATGGAGAAGCTGGGCTGGTACAGCCACCAGTCCGCTTCACGGGCACGTAGAAGAACTGGAGCTTGAAGAACCGCGTGAGGAGCGGACGGTTGCTCTCCAGCCGCCTGCGGAGAAGAAGATGGTGAGAAGGGAGCCCCTGGGCCCCTGGGGGACCCCAGTCCTCGAGCCCAGATGCCGCCAGCATCTGGGCTTCAGCCCAGGGCAGATGGAGGCCCAGCTCCAGCTCTCACCGCAGTTTGCTGTACGCCCGGGCCACCTTCCCCGAGATCCGATCGGAGCCGAAGACCACGACTCGCAGCGTGGAGGCCTTGGGGTCCTCGTCCCCGCTCAGGAAGGGGCGGCGGCGCTGGTGGCGGGAGGCGGGGGCCAGGAGCCAGCCGGGCAGCGGGGGGCTGAGTTTTGCCTGGGGCAGGGAGCGTGAGCGCTGGGCTCGGGAGGCAGGCCGCGGGCCATCCAGGGGGCTGACAGGGCTGCAGAGGCTGCCGGCCCGCCGCAGGGGCAGGGCGCCCTCTGGGCCGCCCTCCAGGGCCCGGGAGTCCCTTCGCAGCATGAGCTGGCTGGTGCTCTTGAAGAGTTTATAGATCCTGTTGAACTTCTGCCCGGACCTGCGATGGCCCCGGCGTTCCTGGGTGCCAGGCCTCTTGGGCCTCTCGAAGGAGCTCTCCTCACTGTCCTCCACGTAGCCACTGTCCATGCCGTCAGACAGGCCCGACACGAAGGAGGTCAGCAGCTGGCCGTGGAGGGTGGGTCCTGAGGCCTGGGACAAGGCAAGGGACAGGGTGGAGTCGCGGGAAGCCGTGGAACTGGTGGAGAGTAGAGAGTCCCTCTCGGCACAGTGCCTGTCGCTGTCcaaatcctcctcctcctcctcctcgtacTCGTCCTCGTCCTCCCCGTCCTCATCCTCGTCGTCCCCCAGGATGCCCGGTTGGAGCAGCTCCTGTTCCTTCAGCAGGATTTCCTGCAGGATGTCTGCCGGGAGCAACGGGGGGACACTGTCTGAGTGTCAGGCCCTGGGACCCCTCCTGTACAACCCTGGGCAGGGTGACAGACTCAGACAGAACGACACtgtgggggagagggcagggggccAGCCCCGGACTCAGAGCCTGCCCTCTGCTCTGCTCAGAGCCTGCTCAGCTGGGAGGCCCACTGCAGAGGAAAAGAGCCCTGGACGTTTTGGGGGTGGGCACCGGGGGGAGCCCAGCGGGCCGCTCACCGAAGCTGTCCTGGTTCCAGCTGTAGGTGTAGCACCTGGCCACGGGCATGGGGATGGTGCGCAGCTTGCCGGGTTTGGTGGTGTCTGGAGGAGccggggagggaggggcaggaggtgAGGGCTGGGCCGGCGCCTTGAAACAGGCCAGCCCAGACCCCTCTTTGCCTTGGAGGAGAGACCAGAGCGGGGAGAGGGACCAACAGCCAGGTGGGCTGAGTCTGAGTTGGAAGCTGAGATGCCTGACTTGCAGTCAGGGGGCTTTTCTCAAGCCCACCAGGTAGAAGCCACGCCCTTCTGTGAGCTGTGGGACTGTGGCCAAGTCTCAGGCTCTGAACCTCTGGTTCAAACAGGAAAATGAGGGCACCAGCTCACCAGAAGTCCCTTCTTCTGTAACAAACTTTCCCCAGAGACGCTGGGGCAAGGTGAGCCATGTGACAAAGGGGGCTCAGAGGGGTACGTGCAGCTTCTGTATTGTCTTCAAATGCAGCCCAGTGCCCTCGATCAGTCCTCCCTTTTCCATCTCCCACTACCACCCCTGTGGCAATCTGCAGCCGAACCCTAACCCTGCAGAGGGAAACCATGCCCTCAGGATGGCAGAGCAGGAGGTGTTGGAGAATCTGGGTCTCTGAATGATTATACGGAGCAGGCCCAGCCGGGCTGCTTGCCTGGGCAGCTGTGGAGCCATGGGGGGATGGGGCTTATCCCCAGAACCTCACCTaggacaccagggaagccggcTTTCTCTCCCACCGCCTGCAGCTTGGTCCTGAGCCACTGGCGGGCCTCGGCAGCATCCCCGATGCCGGATGCCAGTTCCTGGGCCTCCGCCGTCTCCGTGAAGATGTCCTCAAGCTCGGCCAGGGTCTTGGACTGAAAGCCGGGGTAGGGGTAGGGTAGGCAGGATTGCCCGTGAACCTCGGCCTGGCTGCCCAACTTCTCAAACTCCCAGTGACCCGTCTCTCCCTGGCCTCGTTGCCCGCCTCCACCCATGACTGACCACCAAGCCAGGGCCCCCTCAGCCCCCTTCTCCAGAAATGGTCAGAAAGAAAGGCCCAGAGCCTTGAAGAGCTGGGGCGGGGTGGAGGAAATGTCAGTGCTCAGAGAGGGGGAGCCAAACAGCCGGAAGGTCCCAGAGCTCAGCCTAGACACCAGGGTGCCAGCTTCAGTGTAAAGTTCATGCCTGTGCCACCCAGCCCACGCCACCCTCAGAGGCTgcgttcagtccctcagtcccgGTTCCATCCACCCGGGTTAGGAACCAGCAGAACAGAGACCTCTCAATGAGGTCAGTGCTCTAGCGACCTCACTCGGGGTGAGGGGGGCCCGTGTACCCGGGCGGGCTCCAAAAGGGAGCAGTGAGAACCTCTGTCGGGAGGGGGCGCTGCTGAGCCCAGGGCGGACCCTGCCTTTGTAGAGAGACTCTCTGCCGGGAGGGGGCGCTGCTGAGCCCAGGGCCTCAGGCACATACCTGCAGCCTGCAGTGCAAACCCGGCAGGTCGCAGTGGGGCCCAAAGGTGGCCTGGAAGGCGTGCAGGAGCAGGGTGGTGTAGGTGCTGTGCGGCGAGGGCCCGGGCGTGCTCAGCTGGTTGGCCACGGCGAGGAACTCGGCCTGCACCTCCACCGGGTTCAGCAAGAGCACAGTGCTGGGGACAGAGGACCGGCCATGGGCACTGGGGGACAGGGGTGGGGCCGCCACAGAGCCCACTCGGGCTGGGGTCGGCCCCTCTGACACCCAGGTCTTCTCACAGCCCAGGCGGGACCTGAGGCAGGGGAGAGCCGGTGGCTTGGGGGTCCCAGTTCCAACGGGAAACCTTACCACCTAATTTTGACCAGTTTTCAGCTGGGCTTTACAAAgaccttttaaaaactgaacttcGTTTCCACAGATAAATtctaccttcatttttttttaaataaaaaatttttcctaTAAGACATCTGAACAGATACAAAATGACACAATAAAGGATTGTATTTTAGGGGAGGTGACTAGAGGCCAGGTGATcattttggggaaggggcagcAAGGCAACCACA
Proteins encoded in this window:
- the PIK3R5 gene encoding phosphoinositide 3-kinase regulatory subunit 5 isoform X2 — its product is MQQGATTCTEDRIQHALERCLHGLSLSRRSTSWSAGLCLNCWSLQELVSRDPGHFLILLEQILQKTREVQEKGTYDLLAPLALLFYSTVLCTPHFPPDSDLLLKASRTYHRFLTWPVPYCSICQELLTFIDAELKAPGISYQRLVRAEQGLSTRSHRSSTVTVLLLNPVEVQAEFLAVANQLSTPGPSPHSTYTTLLLHAFQATFGPHCDLPGLHCRLQSKTLAELEDIFTETAEAQELASGIGDAAEARQWLRTKLQAVGEKAGFPGVLDTTKPGKLRTIPMPVARCYTYSWNQDSFDILQEILLKEQELLQPGILGDDEDEDGEDEDEYEEEEEEDLDSDRHCAERDSLLSTSSTASRDSTLSLALSQASGPTLHGQLLTSFVSGLSDGMDSGYVEDSEESSFERPKRPGTQERRGHRRSGQKFNRIYKLFKSTSQLMLRRDSRALEGGPEGALPLRRAGSLCSPVSPLDGPRPASRAQRSRSLPQAKLSPPLPGWLLAPASRHQRRRPFLSGDEDPKASTLRVVVFGSDRISGKVARAYSKLRRLESNRPLLTRFFKLQFFYVPVKRTGGCTSPASPCQTSPLPADSPRHPSPAELGAAPWGESTNDISHYLGMLDPWYERNVLGLMHLPPEVLCQSLKAESRPLEGSPAQLPILADMLLYYCRFAARPVLLQVYQTELTFITGEKTTEIFIHSLELGHSAATRAIKASGPGSKRLGIDGDREAVPLTLQIIYSKGAISGRSRWSTMEKVCTSVNLSKACRQQEELDSSTEALTLNLTEVVKRQNPKSKKGFNQITTSQVKVDKVQIIGSNSCPFAVCLDQDERKILQSVVRCEVSPCYKPEKSNLCPRPQRPSYPPAQGQTTPDLCSLLCLPIMTFSGALP
- the PIK3R5 gene encoding phosphoinositide 3-kinase regulatory subunit 5 isoform X1; translated protein: MQQGATTCTEDRIQHALERCLHGLSLSRRSTSWSAGLCLNCWSLQELVSRDPGHFLILLEQILQKTREVQEKGTYDLLAPLALLFYSTVLCTPHFPPDSDLLLKASRTYHRFLTWPVPYCSICQELLTFIDAELKAPGISYQRLVRAEQGLSTRSHRSSTVTVLLLNPVEVQAEFLAVANQLSTPGPSPHSTYTTLLLHAFQATFGPHCDLPGLHCRLQSKTLAELEDIFTETAEAQELASGIGDAAEARQWLRTKLQAVGEKAGFPGVLDTTKPGKLRTIPMPVARCYTYSWNQDSFDILQEILLKEQELLQPGILGDDEDEDGEDEDEYEEEEEEDLDSDRHCAERDSLLSTSSTASRDSTLSLALSQASGPTLHGQLLTSFVSGLSDGMDSGYVEDSEESSFERPKRPGTQERRGHRRSGQKFNRIYKLFKSTSQLMLRRDSRALEGGPEGALPLRRAGSLCSPVSPLDGPRPASRAQRSRSLPQAKLSPPLPGWLLAPASRHQRRRPFLSGDEDPKASTLRVVVFGSDRISGKVARAYSKLRRLESNRPLLTRFFKLQFFYVPVKRTGGCTSPASPCQTSPLPADSPRHPSPAELGAAPWGESTNDISHYLGMLDPWYERNVLGLMHLPPEVLCQQSLKAESRPLEGSPAQLPILADMLLYYCRFAARPVLLQVYQTELTFITGEKTTEIFIHSLELGHSAATRAIKASGPGSKRLGIDGDREAVPLTLQIIYSKGAISGRSRWSTMEKVCTSVNLSKACRQQEELDSSTEALTLNLTEVVKRQNPKSKKGFNQITTSQVKVDKVQIIGSNSCPFAVCLDQDERKILQSVVRCEVSPCYKPEKSNLCPRPQRPSYPPAQGQTTPDLCSLLCLPIMTFSGALP
- the PIK3R5 gene encoding phosphoinositide 3-kinase regulatory subunit 5 isoform X3 — its product is MQQGATTCTEDRIQHALERCLHGLSLSRRSTSWSAGLCLNCWSLQELVSRDPGHFLILLEQILQKTREVQEKGTYDLLAPLALLFYSTVLCTPHFPPDSDLLLKASRTYHRFLTWPVPYCSICQELLTFIDAELKAPGISYQRLVRAEQGLSTRSHRSSTVTVLLLNPVEVQAEFLAVANQLSTPGPSPHSTYTTLLLHAFQATFGPHCDLPGLHCRLQSKTLAELEDIFTETAEAQELASGIGDAAEARQWLRTKLQAVGEKAGFPGVLDTTKPGKLRTIPMPVARCYTYSWNQDSFDILQEILLKEQELLQPGILGDDEDEDGEDEDEYEEEEEEDLDSDRHCAERDSLLSTSSTASRDSTLSLALSQASGPTLHGQLLTSFVSGLSDGMDSGYVEDSEESSFERPKRPGTQERRGHRRSGQKFNRIYKLFKSTSQLMLRRDSRALEGGPEGALPLRRAGSLCSPVSPLDGPRPASRAQRSRSLPQAKLSPPLPGWLLAPASRHQRRRPFLSGDEDPKASTLRVVVFGSDRISGKVARAYSKLRRLESNRPLLTRFFKLQFFYVPVKRTGGCTSPASPCQTSPLPADSPRHPSPAELGAAPWGESTNDISHYLGMLDPWYERNVLGLMHLPPEVLCQQSLKAESRPLEGSPAQLPILADMLLYYCRFAARPVLLQVYQTELTFITGEKTTEIFIHSLELGHSAATRAIKASGPGSKRLGIDGDREAVPLTLQIIYSKGAISGRSRWSTMEKVCTSVNLSKACRQQEELDSSTEALTLNLTEVVKRQNPKSKKGFNQITTSQVKVDKVQIIGSNSCPFAVCLDQDERKILQSVVSVNTCLLSGLRADSFWSPFLDRDSWRRQDKPRFSGSSVTSWLNGQKEVN